Proteins encoded by one window of Enterococcus saccharolyticus subsp. saccharolyticus:
- a CDS encoding hydroxymethylglutaryl-CoA reductase, degradative, translating to MEEVVIIDALRTPIGKYRGQFSQVSAVTLGTTVAQALLKRNLKLQKEVQQVIFGNVLQAGNGQNPARQIALNSGLSYDIPASTINEVCGSGLKAIALARQAIRLGEAEVVLAGGVESMSQAPYLSQYDKQTDSYTQPKPVMIKDGLTDAFSGKHMGLTAENVAEQFDVTRQQQDTFAVHSQQKAATAQANGYFREEILPVEVAGTVYENDEGIRPETTLDKLSTLRTVFKEEGTVTAGNASTLNDGAAGVLLASKAFAETYQLPYLAVIKDITEVGIDPSIMGISPIKAIRSLVERNDLTIDAIDLFEINEAFAASSIVVQQELAIPDEKLNICGGGISLGHPIGASGTRIVATAAHQLARVDGKYAIASLCVGGGLGLAILLERTTGTPEKKFYELSREERLNQLVEKKIITVNDKQELMTMALSEEIANHLIENQISEVSIPLGVGVNFVINGKPYVVPMATEEPSVIAACSNGAKMASGLGGFKSEMTQKILRGQIVFMDVQDAQAIRQKIEDNQTFLFETAQQVYPSIVKRGGGLREIQVRAFPENPKFLSVDLLVDTQDAMGANILNTILEGIANVFREWFDEEILFSILSNYATEAVVTASCEIAFEALGKQGREVAEKIAVASTFAQLDPYRAATHNKGIMNGVEAVILATGNDTRAASAAIHAYAARNGRYQGLSQWTMTQTHLQGTIQLPLALGTVGGATKVLPKAQLALQMLDVTKAKELAEVIAAVGLAQNLAALRALVSEGIQKGHMSLQARSLALSIGAKGDEIQQVAEALKKTTMNEATAREILASLQK from the coding sequence ATCGAGGACAATTTAGCCAAGTCTCGGCTGTTACGTTAGGAACAACCGTTGCACAGGCACTATTAAAAAGAAATCTCAAGCTGCAAAAAGAGGTTCAACAAGTTATTTTTGGGAATGTTTTACAAGCGGGCAATGGACAAAATCCAGCACGTCAAATCGCTTTGAATAGTGGATTGTCTTATGACATTCCAGCGTCAACAATTAATGAAGTTTGTGGTTCCGGTTTAAAAGCAATTGCGTTAGCACGCCAAGCCATTCGTTTAGGTGAAGCGGAAGTCGTGTTAGCTGGTGGAGTGGAAAGTATGAGTCAAGCACCTTACCTTTCACAATATGACAAACAAACAGATTCTTATACACAACCTAAACCAGTCATGATTAAAGATGGTTTAACGGACGCTTTTAGTGGCAAACATATGGGGTTAACGGCTGAAAATGTAGCGGAACAATTTGATGTGACGCGTCAACAACAAGATACATTTGCAGTACATTCTCAACAAAAAGCTGCCACAGCGCAAGCAAATGGTTACTTTAGAGAAGAAATTTTACCAGTCGAAGTAGCTGGAACTGTCTACGAAAACGATGAAGGTATTCGTCCAGAAACAACACTTGATAAATTAAGCACACTTCGAACTGTTTTTAAAGAAGAAGGCACAGTGACTGCTGGAAATGCGTCAACGTTAAATGATGGAGCGGCAGGTGTCTTATTGGCCTCAAAAGCATTTGCGGAAACATATCAATTACCTTATCTTGCAGTCATTAAAGATATAACCGAAGTAGGGATTGACCCAAGTATCATGGGCATTTCACCAATTAAAGCTATTCGTTCATTGGTTGAACGAAATGATTTAACAATTGATGCGATTGATTTATTTGAAATCAATGAAGCATTTGCGGCGTCTTCGATTGTGGTGCAACAAGAATTAGCAATTCCTGATGAAAAACTCAATATTTGTGGTGGCGGTATTTCATTAGGGCATCCAATTGGTGCAAGTGGTACACGAATCGTGGCAACTGCTGCGCATCAATTAGCGCGTGTAGATGGCAAGTATGCCATTGCTTCTCTTTGTGTCGGCGGTGGTTTGGGATTAGCAATTTTGTTAGAAAGAACAACAGGAACGCCTGAAAAAAAGTTCTATGAGCTGTCCAGAGAAGAACGTTTAAATCAATTAGTCGAAAAAAAAATCATTACTGTGAATGATAAACAAGAATTAATGACGATGGCATTGTCAGAAGAAATTGCGAATCATTTAATTGAAAATCAAATTAGTGAAGTATCCATACCATTAGGCGTGGGTGTAAATTTTGTCATCAATGGCAAACCCTACGTTGTTCCTATGGCAACAGAAGAACCTTCTGTTATTGCGGCGTGTAGTAACGGCGCTAAAATGGCCTCCGGATTGGGTGGTTTTAAAAGTGAAATGACACAAAAAATTTTGCGTGGACAAATTGTATTTATGGATGTACAAGATGCGCAAGCCATTCGACAAAAAATTGAAGACAATCAAACGTTTTTATTTGAAACAGCTCAACAAGTGTATCCTTCTATCGTGAAACGTGGCGGTGGCTTGCGAGAAATTCAGGTTCGCGCGTTTCCAGAAAATCCCAAGTTCTTATCCGTTGACTTACTTGTAGATACACAAGATGCGATGGGTGCCAATATTCTAAACACGATTTTAGAAGGGATAGCAAACGTCTTTCGAGAATGGTTTGATGAAGAAATTTTATTTAGTATTTTGAGTAATTATGCGACCGAAGCTGTTGTTACTGCTTCCTGTGAGATTGCTTTTGAAGCATTAGGAAAACAAGGGCGTGAAGTGGCTGAAAAAATAGCAGTCGCTTCGACATTTGCACAACTTGATCCTTATCGCGCGGCCACGCATAATAAAGGAATTATGAACGGTGTGGAAGCAGTCATCTTAGCTACAGGAAATGATACGCGCGCAGCGTCAGCCGCAATCCATGCTTATGCTGCACGCAATGGGCGCTATCAAGGATTAAGCCAATGGACGATGACACAGACGCATTTACAAGGAACCATCCAATTACCTTTAGCTTTAGGAACGGTGGGTGGTGCGACGAAAGTATTGCCAAAAGCGCAACTTGCTTTACAAATGCTTGATGTCACGAAAGCAAAAGAATTGGCTGAAGTGATTGCTGCAGTAGGATTAGCTCAAAATTTAGCTGCATTACGTGCATTGGTATCAGAAGGAATCCAAAAAGGGCATATGTCTTTACAAGCACGATCGTTAGCATTAAGTATCGGTGCAAAAGGCGACGAGATTCAGCAGGTGGCGGAGGCCTTGAAAAAGACAACAATGAATGAAGCCACCGCTCGTGAAATTTTAGCATCACTTCAAAAATAA